The Bdellovibrionales bacterium genome has a segment encoding these proteins:
- a CDS encoding tyrosine-type recombinase/integrase encodes MQTANEQIISEIVAYISTLTDVKTDEAKSELSKIVTRYNVTSVQEDEVHPDLDDKITLFLSAKKLEGLAAATLEGYQRDLNVFAQHIKKRTDDITTADIRNHMGTFPHLKMSSLGRKLTVFKSFFGWLTAEDYLMRDPAKKLKTPKKEKRLPKSLSIEELELLRESCKTNRQRAFLEILYATGCRLAEIQQLNRNDIDYHAKSCKVIGKGDKEREVYFSYKAMYHLEKYLRSRTDDNDALMVSERKPHGRLSKRSIQREITLLAQQAGLEKRVTPHTLRHTFATLTLNNGADITAVQALLGHSNPATTQIYAQLTQEKKREQHKKFLVQ; translated from the coding sequence TTGCAAACAGCAAATGAACAAATCATTTCGGAAATCGTAGCGTACATTTCTACGTTGACCGATGTAAAAACGGATGAAGCAAAATCCGAACTATCTAAGATTGTGACACGGTACAACGTGACGTCTGTTCAAGAAGATGAAGTGCACCCAGATTTAGACGATAAAATAACCTTGTTCCTATCGGCCAAGAAGTTAGAGGGTTTGGCTGCTGCCACGTTAGAGGGTTATCAACGCGACTTAAACGTGTTCGCCCAACATATCAAGAAGCGGACAGACGACATTACGACCGCAGACATTCGCAACCACATGGGAACGTTTCCGCATTTGAAAATGAGCTCGCTAGGCAGAAAGCTAACCGTATTTAAGTCGTTTTTTGGATGGTTGACGGCGGAAGACTATTTGATGCGCGACCCGGCCAAGAAACTAAAGACGCCTAAAAAAGAAAAAAGATTACCGAAATCGTTGAGCATTGAAGAATTGGAACTGCTACGCGAGTCGTGTAAGACGAATCGACAGCGCGCCTTCTTAGAAATCCTGTACGCTACTGGCTGCCGTTTGGCGGAAATTCAGCAGTTGAACCGGAACGACATCGACTATCACGCTAAAAGTTGTAAGGTGATCGGGAAGGGTGACAAAGAACGGGAAGTGTATTTCAGTTATAAAGCCATGTACCATTTGGAGAAATATTTAAGAAGTCGGACGGATGACAATGACGCGTTGATGGTTTCGGAGCGGAAACCTCATGGCAGACTTTCGAAACGTTCGATTCAACGTGAAATCACGCTGCTCGCACAGCAGGCCGGACTAGAAAAACGCGTCACGCCGCATACGTTGCGTCACACGTTCGCTACGTTAACATTGAATAATGGGGCGGACATCACGGCAGTACAAGCGTTGCTAGGACATTCCAACCCTGCCACAACGCAAATCTATGCGCAGCTCACACAAGAAAAGAAGCGCGAGCAACACAAAAAGTTTCTCGTCCAATAA